Proteins encoded together in one Carya illinoinensis cultivar Pawnee chromosome 3, C.illinoinensisPawnee_v1, whole genome shotgun sequence window:
- the LOC122303828 gene encoding peroxidase 3, with protein MHINSNSRVLEMGGIRYFAVIIIGVLGFLGSTQAQLQLDFYSKSCPRAEKIIQDFVNKHIHNAPSLAAALLRMHFHDCFVRGCDGSVLLNSTSSNQAEKDGGPNLTIRGFDFIDRVKSLLEAECPGIVSCADTIALVARDSVVATGGPSWTVPTGRRDGTISLSSEAVNNIPPPTSNFTNLQRLFGNQGLDLKDLVLLSGAHTIGVAHCSSISTRLYNFTGVGDQDPALDSEYAANLKARKCPNPNDNTTIIEMDPGSRKTFDLSYYTLLLKRRGLFQSDAALTSNATTKSYITQLLQGPLDNFYAEFAKSMEKMGRVDVKTGSVGEIRRNCAVVNS; from the exons ATGCATATAAACAGTAACTCAAGAGTACTTGAAATGGGAGGGATACGTTATTTTGCGGTTATAATCATAGGTGTTTTAGGATTTTTGGGTTCTACACAAGCTCAACTGCAGTTGGATTTTTACTCTAAGAGCTGCCCAAGAGCCGAGAAGATTATCCAAGATTTTGTTAACAAGCATATCCATAATGCTCCATCATTGGCTGCTGCTCTCCTAAGAATGCACTTCCATGACTGCTTTGTCAGG GGTTGTGATGGATCCGTGCTTCTGAACTCAACGTCGAGCAACCAAGCTGAAAAGGATGGTGGTCCAAATCTAACAATCAGAGGTTTTGACTTCATTGACAGAGTGAAGAGCCTTCTTGAAGCTGAATGTCCTGGCATAGTCTCTTGTGCAGATACAATTGCTTTGGTTGCAAGAGATTCTGTCGTGGCCACA GGAGGACCATCTTGGACAGTTCCAACCGGTCGAAGAGACGGGACAATCTCTTTGTCGTCAGAAGCAGTCAACAACATCCCACCTCCAACTAGCAACTTCACAAACCTCCAAAGACTATTTGGAAACCAGGGTCttgatttgaaagatttggtCTTACTCTCTG GTGCTCACACCATTGGCGTCGCTCATTGTTCATCCATCTCTACCCGACTGTATAATTTCACTGGGGTGGGCGATCAGGACCCTGCTCTGGACAGTGAATATGCTGCAAATCTCAAGGCAAGGAAGTGCCCAAATCCTAATGATAATACCACAATTATTGAGATGGACCCCGGAAGCCGCAAGACTTTCGACCTTAGCTACTACACTCTCCTGCTAAAGAGAAGAGGTCTATTCCAATCTGATGCTGCTTTAACTTCCAACGCTACTACGAAGTCTTACATCACCCAGCTGCTTCAAGGACCGCTCGACAATTTCTACGCTGAATTTGCCAAGTCCATGGAGAAAATGGGTCGGGTCGACGTTAAGACTGGGAGTGTCGGTGAGATTAGAAGGAACTGTGCAGTTGTTAATAGTTAa
- the LOC122304623 gene encoding protein FAR1-RELATED SEQUENCE 5-like — protein sequence MANPFDENFNPFDHPFEMPPYMPYTPPSNPEDLTREAPPESTAAEFEKNVGCSSRIIDEDVHDADEMVFDINEDLEGTTDVQEDEVRVDAPRSGMEFANVKDLTAYYKHYAKQQGFGVRIQRTRRDDDGRPVYVTVGCARGGKYQPKNSDMSKPRPTTRTDCKARVNATLSKTDKWVFTVVENIHNHVTVSPKKTRLLQSHKVLDEYSQRVLDLNDRAGIRMNKNFFSLVVDAGGYENLQFQEKDCRNYIDKARHLRLGKGGGDALNQYFKRMRDKNDGFVSVMDVDDEGRLRNVFWADARSRAAYEYFGDVVTFDTTYLTNRYGMPFAPFVGVNHHGQSILLGAGLLSSEDTTTFVWLFQMWLDCMNGRAPCSIITDQDRAMKSAIAIVFPNTRHRFCLWHILRKLPEKLGSHTMFNAGLKTDIQTTLYDSQTIPEFEESWGELLEKYNLVGNKWLQALYEERSFWVPVYLKGEFWAGMSTTQRSESMNAFFDGYVHSGTTLKEFVNQFDNALRKKVEVETLADFKSINQTIPCVSHFNIEKQFQSVYTNAKFKELQRELLGLMACNCSLVSTEGSILKYDVLDEISTDELIKTVNYSIYFNEKEVEVRCTCGLFETRGILCRHALRVCQLKKIKELPSVYVLNRWRKDVKRRYTLLRSSYDDHGDREDSRNYELVVKRCLKLATKIASNSEKVHAFLSVVDDFEKTCEDSTVDSTLIRTKEKADVVLDKGKKILSPNVVRGKGRPPSKRRVPHVEKMAIKKSKWTCRKILANETGLDDNPRSQHPQFSDGVYVGTQNSIITQSTPPGDENL from the exons ATGGCCAACCCATTTGATGAAAACTTTAACCCATTTGATCATCCATTTGAG ATGCCACCTTATATGCCATACACTCCACCGAGTAATCCGGAAGACCTGACACGAGAAGCGCCCCCTGAGTCAACTGCTgctgaatttgaaaaaaatgttggGTGTTCATCACGAATTATTGATGAGGATGTTCATGACGCTGATG AAATGGTATTCGACATAAATGAAGATTTAGAGGGTACCACTGATGTCCAAGAAGATGAGGTACGAGTTGATGCACCCAGATCCGGTATGGAATTTGCAAATGTGAAAGACCTGACAGCCTATTATAAGCATTATGCGAAACAACAGGGTTTTGGTGTACGGATACAGAGGACTAGgagagatgatgatgggaggCCAGTTTATGTGACAGTTGGTTGTGCCCGTGGCGGAAAGTACCAACCTAAGAACAGTGATATGTCGAAGCCACGGCCAACAACTAGGACGGATTGTAAGGCCAGAGTAAATGCGACATTGAGTAAGACTGACAAGTGGGTTTTCACAGTTGTAGAAAATATACACAACCATGTAACTGTAAGCCCCAAGAAGACTAGGCTATTGCAATCTCACAAGGTTCTAGATGAATACAGCCAAAGGGTCCTTGACTTGAATGATCGAGCGGGTATACGGATGAATAAgaactttttttctcttgttgTTGATGCGGGAGGTTATGAGAATCTTCAGTTTCAGGAGAAAGATTGTCGGAATTATATTGATAAGGCCAGACATTTACGGTTGGGTAAAGGAGGTGGAGATGCACTTAATCAGTATTTCAAAAGAATGAGAGACAAGAATGATGGGTTTGTTTCTGTCATGGACGTGGATGATGAGGGGAGGTTACGGAATGTCTTTTGGGCTGATGCTCGTAGTCGAGCGGCCTATGAGTATTTTGGCGATGTAGTAACCTTCGATACTACGTACCTAACAAATAGGTACGGGATGCCTTTTGCTCCATTCGTTGGTGTTAACCATCATGGGCAGTCCATATTACTAGGGGCAGGATTGCTTTCGAGTGAGGACACAACCACTTTTGTGTGGTTATTTCAAATGTGGTTGGATTGCATGAATGGTCGGGCCCCCTGTTCCATCATAACCGACCAAGATCGGGCCATGAAGAGTGCTATTGCCATTGTATTCCCCAACACTCGTCATAGATTTTGTTTATGGCATATCTTGCGCAAACTTCCAGAGAAGTTGGGGTCTCACACCATGTTCAATGCGGGGTTGAAGACTGACATTCAGACAACATTATATGATTCACAGACCATCCCCGAATTTGAGGAGAGTTGGGGTGAACTACTTGAGAAGTATAATCTGGTCGGCAATAAATGGCTCCAAGCCTTATACGAGGAAAGGTCTTTTTGGGTTCCAGTTTACTTGAAAGGTGAATTTTGGGCTGGTATGAGCACGACCCAAAGGTcagaaagcatgaatgcatttttcgATGGCTATGTGCATTCCGGAACGACATTGAAGGAATTTGTTAATCAGTTTGATAATGCACTTAGAAAGAAGGTCGAGGTCGAGACACTTGCTGATTTCAAATCTATCAACCAGACTATTCCCTGCGTATCTCACTTCAACATAGAGAAGCAATTCCAATCCGTATATACAAATGCAAAATTCAAAGAGCTCCAAAGGGAGTTGCTAGGCTTAATGGCTTGTAATTGTTCGTTGGTAAGCACAGAAGGGTCAATTTTAAAGTATGATGTGTTGGATGAAATTTCTACTGACGAGCTCATTAAAACAGTCAATTACTCAATATACTTTAATGAAAAGGAGGTGGAGGTGCGATGCACGTGTGGACTATTTGAAACTAGGGGGATTCTATGTCGGCATGCACTTAGAGTTTGTCAGTTGAAGAAGATTAAAGAGCTGCCAAGTGTATATGTGTTGAATCGCTGGAGAAAGGACGTAAAGAGGAGATACACCTTACTCAGAAGTAGTTACGATGACCATGGTGACAGAGAGGATAGTCGGAATTATGAGCTTGTTGTTAAGAGATGTTTGAAATTAGCAACCAAAATAGCCTCAAATTCTGAAAAAGTCCATGCATTCCTAAGTGTTGTTGATGACTTTGAGAAAACATGTGAAGACTCAACAGTAGACTCGACACTCATTCGTACGAAGGAGAAAGCAGATGTGGTATTGGATAAGGGGAAAAAGATATTAAGCCCAAATGTGGTACGAGGAAAAGGGAGACCCCCAAGTAAGAGGAGGGTTCCACACGTGGAAAAGATGGccataaagaaaagcaaatgg ACATGCAGGAAAATCTTGGCAAATGAAACAGGATTGGATGACAACCCGAGATCTCAACACCCCCAATTTTCTGATGGGGTATATGTTGGGACACAAAACAGCATTATTACACAATCCACACCACCAGGGGATGAG AATTTGTGA